ATACAATCATTATGCGATATAAATTAATTAATCATCGAAAAAATATGTTACTCTACTATAAAAATGGAAATGTGGGCATTTATATGACAATAATTGATTTAATCTACTCTCAATTATTTGGACTAATTATTATCGTCATAATTTTTATTAGCTTATTTTTTCTTGTACGTTTATTCATTATTAAAAAGCCAAATAAATTTAATTCTATTGAACAGAGACTTGATAGAATAATTGATTTACTAGAAAAAGATAATAAAGAGTAACCTTTTTATCCTTTTTACATTAATCCTTACTTCACTTTTTAAACGGACAGCGTACTAAGCAATTTCCTATTTCTTTTGTTCCGGTTGTTCAATAACCATTTACAATCATTCCTAATATCTTAATAGTTAGAGTGCCATCTTATTTCCAAAGAGTTCTTTTTTACTAATTCAGCTTCTAAGTCCCATAGTTCTACAATGCTGATATATTTCCCAAGCTCTTTCCAATAAATCACTTAAAGTCCTTCTTCACCTTTTGCCTTAGCTACATGTTCAAAAAACAAATGACTACGAGCAAAAAAAGAGCGTATAAAAGAGCAGTGAATTAGTTCGGATATAAAATTACTTTTATTTCATCCATCAAAAGCATATAATTAATGTATTAAATGAAAGGAGAGATTGAAACTGAAACATAATGCATTGCACCAATGGCAAAAAGATCATAATAAACGCGTTGCAGAATTCCATAATATTCATGCTAATCAGCTAGCTAATGGAGAAAACGGAACTAGTTGGTTAGCCAAAATAGAAAGATTTGTTTATTTAAAAGGGAATGCTCTATTACAAAAAATGAAATAATATTTGATTCAACTGTTCCTTTTTTGGACAGTCTTTTTTTATTTACTCTGTTTAACTTGATTGTTGTTTTTAGTCAAATTAAAAAGCGTATTCGAAATTTCTCAAATAGGCTTTTTTTCTTAAGCGACTAGAAATCAATAATCACCCTATTAAATTAATGAAAAATATTATTCGAAAATTGTATCTTTCTATTATTGAAGTGAAACATCTACTATAAAATGCGTATATTCTCCCCGTCAATTAATTTAAAATGAATATTCATCGATGTTCCACTGTCAATATGTTTAGGAACATCTGATAATTCAAGTAATTTCTCTAAATGAATAGACTTTTTACGATTTTTTTCTATCGTAAAACGATACGGACCTCCTAAATTCATAAGTGACTCCATTCGTACTTCATCCTCCATAAAAGAGGAATCTAAAAATTCTAACTCAAATGACACAGCTTCATTGCTACGATTATGTAACACGATGTTACATTCCCCATCTAATAAGTCTTCGCTCACATACTCAAAATTGCAAGTACCATTGCCATCGTATGAAATTGCTGTAATGCCACTTGCTAACGTTTCTTGGTACATCGTAATGAGAAGCTTTGGTAAAAAAGCGTATACTACTACAACGATTGCTAACGTTCGAAAATGATATTTCTTTATGCCTATTACAAGTAAAATCATGGCGCTTATAAACAAAACGGAACCTATTATACCAAGCAAGATATATCCATTATGATTTCGGATTGGAAATGACATGAATATGGTTCGAGCCTCTAACGTTCCATTATTAGGAAACGATATATATAAATACAAACATATACATAAAATAACCAAAGAACTAATGAGTGCTACTTTATTTCTTATCATCTTATCCCTTTCCTCTAAAAACGTCTTTTATCGAATTCATGTTAGATTAAATTTTAACAAATATTCCCAAAAACCTTTTTAGGGTATCAACTACTGTCACACAATCCTTCCTTTCAAAAAGTGAAAAATAGAGTTGTTTTTCTTTTTACCAATCTACTTCTATATCTCTATCATTTTTCAAAGTCCAGATCATTTCACCATAAAAAAACGCTAAAGGAAAATCAATTTCCCATAGCGGCTCTATAAAATAGGATTTATGTATATCTCTTCTAAAAAAATGCGTTTATTTAATTCGTAATTCTGTTTTCTTATCGAAAAAGTGTGCTTTACTTAGATCAAATGCCAAGTCAATTGTATCACCCGCAACTACGTTGAAACGCGAGTCAATTCGTGCAACAAAGTCTTGGTCATTCACTTTAGAATAAAGTACTATTTCTGAGCCCATTAACTCTGCAACTTCTATGGATGCTTTGATTTTAGTATCCTGAGAAAAATCAAGGAATACTGGTTCATCATGAATATCTTCTGGACGAATGCCAAGAATGATATCTTTCCCTTCATAACCTTGATCACGAAGCAATTTCAGTTTCCCTTCAGGAACCAGAACTTTTACATCTCCCATGACAAAATAATTCTCTACTATTTTACCATCCAAGAAGTTCATCGCAGGAGAACCGATAAATCCTCCAACAAAAACATTGTTAGGCTCATCGTAAACTTCCTTAGGTGCACCTACTTGTTGTATAAAACCATCTTTCATTACTACAAGACGAGTTGCCATTGTCATTGCTTCCGTTTGATCATGAGTTACATAAATGGTAGTTGTTTGTAAACGTCTGTGTAGTTTTTGGATCTCCGTACGCATTTGAACACGCAACTTTGCATCTAAGTTGGATAATGGCTCATCCATTAAAAATACTTCCGCGTCACGAACAATAGCACGTCCTAAAGCAACACGCTGCCGCTGACCTCCTGAAAGTGCTTTTGGTTTACGATTTAAAAGTTCCTCAAGTCCCAAAATTTTAGCAGCATTATCAACACGCTTTTTTATTTCATCTTTTTTAAATTTACGAAGCTTTAAACCAAAAGCCATGTTGTCGTAAACGTTCATATGTGGATAAAGCGCATAGTTTTGAAAAACCATTGCAATATTTCGCTCTTTTGGTGGAACATCATTTACTCTTTTTTCACCAATGAAAAGGTCGCCTTCTGATATTTCCTCCAAACCAGCAATCATTCTAAGTGTAGTTGATTTCCCACAACCCGATGGTCCAACTAATACTAAAAATTCTTTGTCTCTAATTTCTAGATTAAAGTCTTGTACAGACACTACATCTTTATCATATACTTTTTTAATATTCACTAACTTTAATTCAGCCATTTTAATCCCCCTATGTAAGTGCTTTCACTAACTACTAAAAGTATATAATATTTACTCAATTCGGATAATGGTAAATATGCACAAAGATTTGCTCATTTCTGGTGCATGTTTACTAGGAAGAATTTAGGGAATTAAAACAAGTTCATTTTCTTGATAATAATGCTAAGTAAACGGTCATTGCATGGTGAAATTGTCGTACATCAATTCCCGTCTTTTCAAAAAAGCGATCTAATCGATATTGAAGACTATTTCGATGCATATGTAAAAATTTTGAAGTCTCTGATATATTTAAATTACATTGAAAAAACACTTCGATCATTTTCAGTGTTTCTTCATCCGTCAGTGTTTCTTGTAAAATAGTTTGACTTATATCGGTACGTAAGTCAGGTTCAGTTTGATTAATAAGTAGAAATGGTAATGCATCAATATACGTTACTACAGTCTTATTCGAATAGATAAATACTTTCTTGGCTACATTTGTTAATGATTGAAAGTGCTGTGCTACATCCTTCAAACTTTTCTTAAAAGGACCGACAAA
The nucleotide sequence above comes from Psychrobacillus glaciei. Encoded proteins:
- a CDS encoding ABC transporter ATP-binding protein, coding for MAELKLVNIKKVYDKDVVSVQDFNLEIRDKEFLVLVGPSGCGKSTTLRMIAGLEEISEGDLFIGEKRVNDVPPKERNIAMVFQNYALYPHMNVYDNMAFGLKLRKFKKDEIKKRVDNAAKILGLEELLNRKPKALSGGQRQRVALGRAIVRDAEVFLMDEPLSNLDAKLRVQMRTEIQKLHRRLQTTTIYVTHDQTEAMTMATRLVVMKDGFIQQVGAPKEVYDEPNNVFVGGFIGSPAMNFLDGKIVENYFVMGDVKVLVPEGKLKLLRDQGYEGKDIILGIRPEDIHDEPVFLDFSQDTKIKASIEVAELMGSEIVLYSKVNDQDFVARIDSRFNVVAGDTIDLAFDLSKAHFFDKKTELRIK
- a CDS encoding DUF4083 family protein, producing MTIIDLIYSQLFGLIIIVIIFISLFFLVRLFIIKKPNKFNSIEQRLDRIIDLLEKDNKE